From the Spodoptera frugiperda isolate SF20-4 chromosome 16, AGI-APGP_CSIRO_Sfru_2.0, whole genome shotgun sequence genome, one window contains:
- the LOC118280567 gene encoding granzyme-like protein 1 isoform X8 — protein MGVSIDRTFVFLSFLRLVLCDLNLEEDEPCVTDGHNGTCVGIFRCPSASLSYLYANAGYVKSPDKIYDYPDLPDICSFKNEEPVVCCTECAMSKAEPYRHTSIGPLGIPKNNKGPLAWSKCLDYLKVLPYPCRGHGNFRVRKIWEEDRKCHAYQLELALAIGGREAERWEFPHMALLGYGDNEQSAQWLCGGTVISERFILTAAHCIFTRDLGNVSYAALGLLKRTDPKELWNIHKIKRIIPHPEYNPPSKYHDIALLETETEINFGKNLLPACLDTGMNKKWSAEASGWGQLGHKKDLADTLQVVTLRKFEETECATLFPQHRHLKHGYDHEKQSCYGSHSKILDTCQGDSGGPLQTNQFKCQYTVVGVTSFGKECGILGSAGMYTRVSYYVSWIEGIVWPEETEKRMIKDNLWLDKWLNAAPK, from the exons ATGGGTGTAAGCATTGATAGAACATTTGTGTTTTTAAGCTTTCTACGTTTAGTTTTGTGTGACCTAAATCTTGAAGAAG ATGAACCTTGTGTAACTGATGGTCATAACGGAACTTGtgtcggaatatttcggtgccCCTCCGCATCACTGAGTTATCTTTAT GCCAATGCGGGGTACGTGAAGTCACCTGATAAAATATATGACTACCCAGACCTGCCAGATATTTGTTCATTTAAGAACGAGGAACCTGTAGTCTGCTGTACTGAGTGTGCTATGTCCAAGGCAGAACC GTACCGCCATACTTCCATAGGACCTCTGGGAattcctaaaaataataaaggccCGCTTGCTTGGTCTA aaTGTCTGGATTATTTAAAGGTTCTACCCTATCCGTGTCGGGGTCATGGAAATTTCAGAGTGCGAAAAATCTGGGAGGAAGATAGAAAATGTCATGCGTACCAATTAGAGTTGGCATTAGCTATTGGAGGAAGAGAGGCAGAAAGATGGGAATTTCCTCATATG GCTTTGCTAGGGTACGGAGACAATGAGCAATCTGCGCAGTGGCTGTGTGGAGGAACTGTGATCAGCGAGAGATTTATCCTCACTGCTGCACACTGCATATTTACCAGAGATTT gGGCAACGTCTCGTATGCTGCACTTGGACTGCTAAAACGTACTGATCCGAAGGAATTATGGAACATACATAAAATCAAGAGAATCATTCCCCATCCCGAATACAATCCTCCTTCCAAATACCATGATATTGCACTTTTGGAGACAGAAACCGA GATAAATTTTGGTAAAAATCTTCTGCCAGCATGTCTAGACACAGGTATGAATAAAAAATGGTCAGCTGAGGCTTCTGGTTGGGGCCAATTGGGTCATAAGAAGGATTTAGCCGATACATTACAAGTA GTGACACTCCGAAAGTTTGAAGAAACAGAATGTGCGACTCTCTTCCCACAGCACAGACATCTGAAGCATGGATACGATCACGAAAAACAATCGTGTTATGGAAGTCATAGTAAGATACTCGATACTTGCCAG GGTGACAGCGGCGGTCCCCTCCAGACGAATCAGTTCAAATGCCAGTACACAGTGGTCGGAGTGACGTCATTCGGCAAAGAATGCGGTATCCTCGGCTCGGCTGGCATGTACACCAGGGTCTCATACTACGTATCCTGGATCGAAGGCATCGTCTGGCCTGAGGAGACAGAGAAACGCATGATAAAGGACAATCTTTGGCTTGACAAGTGGCTAAATGCTGCACccaaatag
- the LOC118280567 gene encoding granzyme-like protein 1 isoform X5 — translation MGVSIDRTFVFLSFLRLVLCDLNLEEDEPCVTDGHNGTCVGIFRCPSASLSYLYANAGYVKSPDKIYDYPDLPDICSFKNEEPVVCCTECAMSKAEPYRHTSIGPLGIPKNNKGPLAWSKCLDYLKVLPYPCRGHGNFRVRKIWEEDRKCHAYQLELALAIGGREAERWEFPHMALLGYGDNEQSAQWLCGGTVISERFILTAAHCIFTRDLGNVSYAALGLLKRTDPKELWNIHKIKRIIPHPEYNPPSKYHDIALLETETEINFGKNLLPACLDTGMNKQVSADASGWGRLGHKKDLADTLQVVTLEEFKEAECATLFPQHRHLKHGYDHEKQSCYGSHSEIIDTCEGDSGGPLQTNQFKCQYTVVGVTSFGKECGILGSAGMYTRVSYYVSWIEGIVWPEETEKRMIKDNLWLDKWLNAAPK, via the exons ATGGGTGTAAGCATTGATAGAACATTTGTGTTTTTAAGCTTTCTACGTTTAGTTTTGTGTGACCTAAATCTTGAAGAAG ATGAACCTTGTGTAACTGATGGTCATAACGGAACTTGtgtcggaatatttcggtgccCCTCCGCATCACTGAGTTATCTTTAT GCCAATGCGGGGTACGTGAAGTCACCTGATAAAATATATGACTACCCAGACCTGCCAGATATTTGTTCATTTAAGAACGAGGAACCTGTAGTCTGCTGTACTGAGTGTGCTATGTCCAAGGCAGAACC GTACCGCCATACTTCCATAGGACCTCTGGGAattcctaaaaataataaaggccCGCTTGCTTGGTCTA aaTGTCTGGATTATTTAAAGGTTCTACCCTATCCGTGTCGGGGTCATGGAAATTTCAGAGTGCGAAAAATCTGGGAGGAAGATAGAAAATGTCATGCGTACCAATTAGAGTTGGCATTAGCTATTGGAGGAAGAGAGGCAGAAAGATGGGAATTTCCTCATATG GCTTTGCTAGGGTACGGAGACAATGAGCAATCTGCGCAGTGGCTGTGTGGAGGAACTGTGATCAGCGAGAGATTTATCCTCACTGCTGCACACTGCATATTTACCAGAGATTT gGGCAACGTCTCGTATGCTGCACTTGGACTGCTAAAACGTACTGATCCGAAGGAATTATGGAACATACATAAAATCAAGAGAATCATTCCCCATCCCGAATACAATCCTCCTTCCAAATACCATGATATTGCACTTTTGGAGACAGAAACCGA GATAAATTTTGGTAAAAATCTTCTGCCAGCATGTCTGGATACAGGTATGAATAAACAAGTATCGGCTGATGCGTCTGGTTGGGGCCGTTTGGGTCATAAGAAGGATTTAGCTGACACATTACAAGTA GTGACTCTCGAGGAGTTTAAAGAAGCAGAATGTGCGACTCTCTTCCCACAGCACAGACATCTGAAGCATGGATACGATCACGAAAAACAATCGTGTTATGGAAGTCATAGCGAGATAATCGATACTTGTGAG GGTGACAGCGGCGGTCCCCTCCAGACGAATCAGTTCAAATGCCAGTACACAGTGGTCGGAGTGACGTCATTCGGCAAAGAATGCGGTATCCTCGGCTCGGCTGGCATGTACACCAGGGTCTCATACTACGTATCCTGGATCGAAGGCATCGTCTGGCCTGAGGAGACAGAGAAACGCATGATAAAGGACAATCTTTGGCTTGACAAGTGGCTAAATGCTGCACccaaatag
- the LOC118280567 gene encoding CLIP domain-containing serine protease C9 isoform X12 → MGVSIDRTFVFLSFLCLVLCDLNLEEDEPCVTDGLNGTCVGIFRCPSASLTYLYANAGYIKSPNEIFDYPDLPDICSYKNNEPVVCCTDCGISKEEPFRHTSIGPLGVTKDNTGPISWSKCLDYFKMLPYPCRGIGNFRVRKMWQEEKKCHAYGLDVALAVGGRDAQRWEFPHMALLGYGDDEDSAQWLCGGTVISERFILTAGHCISTRLLGNVSFAALGMLKRTDPQELWSIHKIKRIIRHPEYKPPSKYHDIALLETETEINFGRNLLPACLDTGMNKEATAEASGWGRLGSRKDLADTLQVVTLQEFEDKECAALFPQHRLLSHGYDHDTQSCYGNHQEIIDTCEGDSGGPLQTNQFKCQYTVVGVTSFGKECGILGSAGMYTRVSYYVSWIEGIVWPEETEKRMIKDNLWLDKWLNAAPK, encoded by the exons ATGGGTGTAAGCATTGATAGAACATTTGTGTTTTTAAGCTTTCTGTGTTTAGTTTTGTGTGACCTAAATCTTGAAGAAG atGAACCTTGTGTAACTGATGGTCTCAACGGAACGTGtgtcggaatatttcggtgtcCCTCCGCATCCTTGACGTACCTTTAT GCCAATGCGGGGTACATCAAGTCACCTAATGAAATATTTGACTACCCGGACCTGCCAGATATTTGTTCATATAAGAACAATGAACCTGTAGTCTGCTGTACTGATTGTGGTATTTCTAAAGAAGAACC GTTCCGCCATACTTCCATAGGACCTCTGGGGGTTACTAAAGATAATACAGGTCCTATTTCGTGGTCGA AATGTCTAGATTATTTCAAGATGCTGCCCTACCCGTGTCGGGGTATTGGGAATTTCAGAGTGCGAAAAATGTGGCAAGAAGAGAAAAAATGTCATGCGTACGGATTAGATGTAGCTCTAGCTGTGGGAGGCAGAGATGCACAAAGATGGGAATTTCCTCACATG GCTCTACTTGGGTACGGAGATGACGAGGATTCTGCGCAGTGGCTGTGTGGAGGAACTGTGATCAGCGAGAGATTCATCCTCACTGCAGGGCACTGTATATCTACCAGACTACT GGGTAACGTCTCATTTGCTGCACTTGGGATGCTGAAACGTACTGACCCGCAGGAATTATGGAGCATACATAAAATCAAGAGAATCATCCGCCACCCTGAATACAAACCTCCTTCCAAATATCATGATATTGCACTTTTGGAGACAGAAACtga GATAAATTTTGGCAGAAACCTCCTGCCAGCATGTCTGGATACAGGAATGAATAAAGAAGCCACGGCTGAGGCTTCTGGCTGGGGCCGTTTGGGCAGCAGGAAGGATTTAGCTGATACACTACAAGTA GTGACTCTCCAGGAGTTTGAGGATAAAGAATGTGCAGCTCTCTTCCCACAGCACAGACTCCTGAGCCACGGATACGATCATGATACACAATCGTGTTACGGCAACCATCAGGAGATAATCGACACTTGTGAG GGTGACAGCGGCGGTCCCCTCCAGACGAATCAGTTCAAATGCCAGTACACAGTGGTCGGAGTGACGTCATTCGGCAAAGAATGCGGTATCCTCGGCTCGGCTGGCATGTACACCAGGGTCTCATACTACGTATCCTGGATCGAAGGCATCGTCTGGCCTGAGGAGACAGAGAAACGCATGATAAAGGACAATCTTTGGCTTGACAAGTGGCTAAATGCTGCACccaaatag
- the LOC118280567 gene encoding CLIP domain-containing serine protease C9 isoform X9, whose amino-acid sequence MGVSIDRTFVFLSFLRLVLCDLNLEEDEPCVTDGLNGTCVGIFRCPTASLTYLYTNAGYIKSPKEIFDYPDLPDICSYKNNEPVVCCTDCGISKEERLRHTSIGPLGRLKQNTGPIAWSKCLDYFKMLPYPCRGIGNFQLRKIWKEKKKCHEFMLGISLVTGGRNAQRWEFPHMALLGYGDDENSAQWLCGGSVISERFILTAAHCIFTRDLGNVSYAALGLLKRTDPKELWNIHKIKRIIPHPEYNPPSKYHDIALLETETEINFGKNLLPACLDTGMNKKWSAEASGWGQLGHKKDLADTLQVVTLRKFEETECATLFPQHRHLKHGYDHEKQSCYGSHSKILDTCQGDSGGPLQTNQFKCQYTVVGVTSFGKDCGILGSAGMYTRVSYYVPWIEGIVWPEETEERMKKDNLWLDKWLNSTSQ is encoded by the exons ATGGGTGTAAGCATTGATAGAACATTTGTGTTTTTAAGCTTTCTACGTTTAGTTTTGTGTGACCTAAATCTTGAAGAAG atGAACCTTGTGTAACTGATGGTCTCAACGGAACGTGtgtcggaatatttcggtgtcCCACCGCATCCTTGACGTACCTTTAT ACCAATGCGGGGTACATCAAGTCACCTAAAGAAATATTTGACTACCCGGACCTGCCAGATATTTGTTCATATAAGAACAATGAACCTGTAGTCTGCTGTACTGATTGTGGTATTTCTAAAGAAGAACG GCTCCGTCATACTTCCATAGGACCTCTAGGGCGTCTTAAACAGAATACGGGTCCTATTGCGTGGTCGA AATGTCTAGATTATTTCAAGATGCTGCCCTACCCGTGTCGGGGTATTGGGAATTTCCAACTGCGAAAAATatggaaagaaaagaaaaaatgtcaTGAATTCATGTTAGGCATATCTCTAGTTACTGGAGGCAGAAATGCACAAAGATGGGAATTTCCTCACATG GCTCTACTTGGGTACGGAGATGACGAGAATTCCGCGCAGTGGCTGTGTGGAGGATCTGTGATCAGCGAGAGATTCATCCTCACTGCTGCACACTGCATATTTACCAGAGATCT GGGCAACGTCTCGTATGCTGCACTTGGACTGCTAAAACGTACTGATCCGAAGGAATTATGGAACATACATAAAATCAAGAGAATCATTCCCCATCCCGAATACAATCCTCCTTCTAAATACCATGATATTGCACTTTTGGAGACAGAAACCGA GATAAATTTTGGTAAAAATCTTCTGCCAGCATGTCTAGACACAGGTATGAATAAAAAATGGTCAGCTGAGGCTTCTGGTTGGGGCCAATTGGGTCATAAGAAGGATTTAGCCGATACATTACAAGTA GTGACACTCCGAAAGTTTGAAGAAACAGAATGTGCGACTCTCTTCCCACAGCACAGACATCTGAAGCATGGATACGATCACGAAAAACAATCGTGTTATGGAAGTCATAGTAAGATACTCGATACTTGCCAG GGTGACAGCGGCGGTCCCCTCCAGACGAATCAGTTCAAATGTCAGTACACAGTGGTCGGAGTGACGTCATTCGGCAAGGACTGCGGCATCCTCGGCTCGGCCGGCATGTACACCAGGGTCTCATACTACGTACCCTGGATCGAGGGCATCGTCTGGCCTGAGGAGACAGAAGAACGCATGAAAAAGGACAATCTTTGGCTTGACAAGTGGCTGAATTCTACATCTCAGTAG
- the LOC118280567 gene encoding CLIP domain-containing serine protease C9 isoform X4, with protein sequence MGVSIDRTFVFLSFLCLVLCDLNLEEDEPCVTDGLNGTCVGIFRCPSASLTYLYANAGYIKSPNEIFDYPDLPDICSYKNNEPVVCCTDCGISKEEPFRHTSIGPLGVTKDNTGPISWSKCLDYFKMLPYPCRGIGNFRVRKMWQEEKKCHAYGLDVALAVGGRDAQRWEFPHMALLGYGDDEDSAQWLCGGTVISERFILTAGHCISTRLLGNVSFAALGMLKRTDPQELWSIHKIKRIIRHPEYKPPSKYHDIALLETETEINFGRNLLPACLDTGMNKEATAEASGWGRLGSRKDLADTLQVVTLQEFEDKECAALFPQHRLLSHGYDHDTQSCYGNHQEIIDTCEGDSGGPLQTNQFKCQYTVVGVTSFGKECGILGSAGMYTRVSYYVSWIEGIVWPEETEKRMIKDNLWLDKWLNAAPK encoded by the exons ATGGGTGTAAGCATTGATAGAACATTTGTGTTTTTAAGCTTTCTATGTTTAGTTTTGTGTGACCTAAATCTTGAAGAAG atGAACCTTGTGTAACTGATGGTCTCAACGGAACGTGtgtcggaatatttcggtgtcCCTCCGCATCCTTGACGTACCTTTAT GCCAATGCGGGGTACATCAAGTCACCTAATGAAATATTTGACTACCCGGACCTGCCAGATATTTGTTCATATAAGAACAATGAACCTGTAGTCTGCTGTACTGATTGTGGTATTTCTAAAGAAGAACC GTTCCGCCATACTTCCATAGGACCTCTGGGGGTTACTAAAGATAATACAGGTCCTATTTCGTGGTCGA AATGTCTAGATTATTTCAAGATGCTGCCCTACCCGTGTCGGGGTATTGGGAATTTCAGAGTGCGAAAAATGTGGCAAGAAGAGAAAAAATGTCATGCGTACGGATTAGATGTAGCTCTAGCTGTGGGAGGCAGAGATGCACAAAGATGGGAATTTCCTCACATG GCTCTACTTGGGTACGGAGATGACGAGGATTCTGCGCAGTGGCTGTGTGGAGGAACTGTGATCAGCGAGAGATTCATCCTCACTGCAGGGCACTGTATATCTACCAGACTACT GGGTAACGTCTCATTTGCTGCACTTGGGATGCTGAAACGTACTGACCCGCAGGAATTATGGAGCATACATAAAATCAAGAGAATCATCCGCCACCCTGAATACAAACCTCCTTCCAAATATCATGATATTGCACTTTTGGAGACAGAAACtga GATAAATTTTGGCAGAAACCTCCTGCCAGCATGTCTGGATACAGGAATGAATAAAGAAGCCACGGCTGAGGCTTCTGGCTGGGGCCGTTTGGGCAGCAGGAAGGATTTAGCTGATACACTACAAGTA GTGACTCTCCAGGAGTTTGAGGATAAAGAATGTGCAGCTCTCTTCCCACAGCACAGACTCCTGAGCCACGGATACGATCATGATACACAATCGTGTTACGGCAACCATCAGGAGATAATCGACACTTGTGAG GGTGACAGCGGCGGTCCCCTCCAGACGAATCAGTTCAAATGCCAGTACACAGTGGTCGGAGTGACGTCATTCGGCAAAGAATGCGGTATCCTCGGCTCGGCTGGCATGTACACCAGGGTCTCATACTACGTATCCTGGATCGAAGGCATCGTCTGGCCTGAGGAGACAGAGAAACGCATGATAAAGGACAATCTTTGGCTTGACAAGTGGCTAAATGCTGCACccaaatag
- the LOC118280567 gene encoding mast cell protease 3 isoform X7, with protein sequence MGVSIDRTFVFLSFLRLVLCDLNLEEDEPCVTDGHNGTCVGIFRCPSASLSYLYANAGYVKSPDKIYDYPDLPDICSFKNEEPVVCCTECAMSKAEPYRHTSIGPLGIPKNNKGPLAWSKCLDYLKVLPYPCRGHGNFRVRKIWEEDRKCHAYQLELALAIGGREAERWEFPHMALLGYGDNEQSAQWLCGGTVISERFILTAAHCIFTRDLGNVSYAALGLLKRTDPKELWNIHKIKRIIPHPEYNPPSKYHDIALLETETEINFGKNLLPACLDTGMNKKWSAEASGWGQLGHKKDLADTLQVVTLRKFEETECATLFPQHRHLKHGYDHEKQSCYGSHSKILDTCQGDSGGPLQTNQFKCQYTVVGVTSFGKDCGILGSAGMYTRVSYYVPWIEGIVWPEETEERMKKDNLWLDKWLNSTSQ encoded by the exons ATGGGTGTAAGCATTGATAGAACATTTGTGTTTTTAAGCTTTCTACGTTTAGTTTTGTGTGACCTAAATCTTGAAGAAG ATGAACCTTGTGTAACTGATGGTCATAACGGAACTTGtgtcggaatatttcggtgccCCTCCGCATCACTGAGTTATCTTTAT GCCAATGCGGGGTACGTGAAGTCACCTGATAAAATATATGACTACCCAGACCTGCCAGATATTTGTTCATTTAAGAACGAGGAACCTGTAGTCTGCTGTACTGAGTGTGCTATGTCCAAGGCAGAACC GTACCGCCATACTTCCATAGGACCTCTGGGAattcctaaaaataataaaggccCGCTTGCTTGGTCTA aaTGTCTGGATTATTTAAAGGTTCTACCCTATCCGTGTCGGGGTCATGGAAATTTCAGAGTGCGAAAAATCTGGGAGGAAGATAGAAAATGTCATGCGTACCAATTAGAGTTGGCATTAGCTATTGGAGGAAGAGAGGCAGAAAGATGGGAATTTCCTCATATG GCTTTGCTAGGGTACGGAGACAATGAGCAATCTGCGCAGTGGCTGTGTGGAGGAACTGTGATCAGCGAGAGATTTATCCTCACTGCTGCACACTGCATATTTACCAGAGATTT gGGCAACGTCTCGTATGCTGCACTTGGACTGCTAAAACGTACTGATCCGAAGGAATTATGGAACATACATAAAATCAAGAGAATCATTCCCCATCCCGAATACAATCCTCCTTCCAAATACCATGATATTGCACTTTTGGAGACAGAAACCGA GATAAATTTTGGTAAAAATCTTCTGCCAGCATGTCTAGACACAGGTATGAATAAAAAATGGTCAGCTGAGGCTTCTGGTTGGGGCCAATTGGGTCATAAGAAGGATTTAGCCGATACATTACAAGTA GTGACACTCCGAAAGTTTGAAGAAACAGAATGTGCGACTCTCTTCCCACAGCACAGACATCTGAAGCATGGATACGATCACGAAAAACAATCGTGTTATGGAAGTCATAGTAAGATACTCGATACTTGCCAG GGTGACAGCGGCGGTCCCCTCCAGACGAATCAGTTCAAATGTCAGTACACAGTGGTCGGAGTGACGTCATTCGGCAAGGACTGCGGCATCCTCGGCTCGGCCGGCATGTACACCAGGGTCTCATACTACGTACCCTGGATCGAGGGCATCGTCTGGCCTGAGGAGACAGAAGAACGCATGAAAAAGGACAATCTTTGGCTTGACAAGTGGCTGAATTCTACATCTCAGTAG
- the LOC118280567 gene encoding CLIP domain-containing serine protease C9 isoform X11, protein MGVSIDRTFVFLSFLRLVLCDLNLEEDEPCVTDGLNGTCVGIFRCPSASLTYLYANAGYIKSPNEIFDYPDLPDICSYKNNEPVVCCTDCGISKEEPFRHTSIGPLGVTKDNTGPISWSKCLDYFKMLPYPCRGIGNFRVRKMWQEEKKCHAYGLDVALAVGGRDAQRWEFPHMALLGYGDDEDSAQWLCGGTVISERFILTAGHCISTRLLGNVSFAALGMLKRTDPQELWSIHKIKRIIRHPEYKPPSKYHDIALLETETEINFGRNLLPACLDTGMNKEATAEASGWGRLGSRKDLADTLQVVTLQEFEDKECAALFPQHRLLSHGYDHDTQSCYGNHQEIIDTCEGDSGGPLQTNQFKCQYTVVGVTSFGKECGILGSAGMYTRVSYYVSWIEGIVWPEETEKRMIKDNLWLDKWLNAAPK, encoded by the exons ATGGGTGTAAGCATTGATAGAACATTTGTGTTTTTAAGCTTTCTACGTTTAGTTTTGTGTGACCTAAATCTTGAAGAAG atGAACCTTGTGTAACTGATGGTCTCAACGGAACGTGtgtcggaatatttcggtgtcCCTCCGCATCCTTGACGTACCTTTAT GCCAATGCGGGGTACATCAAGTCACCTAATGAAATATTTGACTACCCGGACCTGCCAGATATTTGTTCATATAAGAACAATGAACCTGTAGTCTGCTGTACTGATTGTGGTATTTCTAAAGAAGAACC GTTCCGCCATACTTCCATAGGACCTCTGGGGGTTACTAAAGATAATACAGGTCCTATTTCGTGGTCGA AATGTCTAGATTATTTCAAGATGCTGCCCTACCCGTGTCGGGGTATTGGGAATTTCAGAGTGCGAAAAATGTGGCAAGAAGAGAAAAAATGTCATGCGTACGGATTAGATGTAGCTCTAGCTGTGGGAGGCAGAGATGCACAAAGATGGGAATTTCCTCACATG GCTCTACTTGGGTACGGAGATGACGAGGATTCTGCGCAGTGGCTGTGTGGAGGAACTGTGATCAGCGAGAGATTCATCCTCACTGCAGGGCACTGTATATCTACCAGACTACT GGGTAACGTCTCATTTGCTGCACTTGGGATGCTGAAACGTACTGACCCGCAGGAATTATGGAGCATACATAAAATCAAGAGAATCATCCGCCACCCTGAATACAAACCTCCTTCCAAATATCATGATATTGCACTTTTGGAGACAGAAACtga GATAAATTTTGGCAGAAACCTCCTGCCAGCATGTCTGGATACAGGAATGAATAAAGAAGCCACGGCTGAGGCTTCTGGCTGGGGCCGTTTGGGCAGCAGGAAGGATTTAGCTGATACACTACAAGTA GTGACTCTCCAGGAGTTTGAGGATAAAGAATGTGCAGCTCTCTTCCCACAGCACAGACTCCTGAGCCACGGATACGATCATGATACACAATCGTGTTACGGCAACCATCAGGAGATAATCGACACTTGTGAG GGTGACAGCGGCGGTCCCCTCCAGACGAATCAGTTCAAATGCCAGTACACAGTGGTCGGAGTGACGTCATTCGGCAAAGAATGCGGTATCCTCGGCTCGGCTGGCATGTACACCAGGGTCTCATACTACGTATCCTGGATCGAAGGCATCGTCTGGCCTGAGGAGACAGAGAAACGCATGATAAAGGACAATCTTTGGCTTGACAAGTGGCTAAATGCTGCACccaaatag
- the LOC118280567 gene encoding CLIP domain-containing serine protease C9 isoform X2, which produces MGVSIDRTFVFLSFLCLVLCDLNLEEDEPCVTDGLNGTCVGIFRCPTASLTYLYTNAGYIKSPKEIFDYPDLPDICSYKNNEPVVCCTDCGISKEERLRHTSIGPLGRLKQNTGPIAWSKCLDYFKMLPYPCRGIGNFQLRKIWKEKKKCHEFMLGISLVTGGRNAQRWEFPHMALLGYGDDENSAQWLCGGSVISERFILTAAHCIFTRDLGNVSYAALGLLKRTDPKELWNIHKIKRIIPHPEYNPPSKYHDIALLETETEINFGKNLLPACLDTGMNKKWSAEASGWGQLGHKKDLADTLQVVTLRKFEETECATLFPQHRHLKHGYDHEKQSCYGSHSKILDTCQGDSGGPLQTNQFKCQYTVVGVTSFGKDCGILGSAGMYTRVSYYVPWIEGIVWPEETEERMKKDNLWLDKWLNSTSQ; this is translated from the exons ATGGGTGTAAGCATTGATAGAACATTTGTGTTTTTAAGCTTTCTGTGTTTAGTTTTGTGTGACCTAAATCTTGAAGAAG atGAACCTTGTGTAACTGATGGTCTCAACGGAACGTGtgtcggaatatttcggtgtcCCACCGCATCCTTGACGTACCTTTAT ACCAATGCGGGGTACATCAAGTCACCTAAAGAAATATTTGACTACCCGGACCTGCCAGATATTTGTTCATATAAGAACAATGAACCTGTAGTCTGCTGTACTGATTGTGGTATTTCTAAAGAAGAACG GCTCCGTCATACTTCCATAGGACCTCTAGGGCGTCTTAAACAGAATACGGGTCCTATTGCGTGGTCGA AATGTCTAGATTATTTCAAGATGCTGCCCTACCCGTGTCGGGGTATTGGGAATTTCCAACTGCGAAAAATatggaaagaaaagaaaaaatgtcaTGAATTCATGTTAGGCATATCTCTAGTTACTGGAGGCAGAAATGCACAAAGATGGGAATTTCCTCACATG GCTCTACTTGGGTACGGAGATGACGAGAATTCCGCGCAGTGGCTGTGTGGAGGATCTGTGATCAGCGAGAGATTCATCCTCACTGCTGCACACTGCATATTTACCAGAGATCT GGGCAACGTCTCGTATGCTGCACTTGGACTGCTAAAACGTACTGATCCGAAGGAATTATGGAACATACATAAAATCAAGAGAATCATTCCCCATCCCGAATACAATCCTCCTTCTAAATACCATGATATTGCACTTTTGGAGACAGAAACCGA GATAAATTTTGGTAAAAATCTTCTGCCAGCATGTCTAGACACAGGTATGAATAAAAAATGGTCAGCTGAGGCTTCTGGTTGGGGCCAATTGGGTCATAAGAAGGATTTAGCCGATACATTACAAGTA GTGACACTCCGAAAGTTTGAAGAAACAGAATGTGCGACTCTCTTCCCACAGCACAGACATCTGAAGCATGGATACGATCACGAAAAACAATCGTGTTATGGAAGTCATAGTAAGATACTCGATACTTGCCAG GGTGACAGCGGCGGTCCCCTCCAGACGAATCAGTTCAAATGTCAGTACACAGTGGTCGGAGTGACGTCATTCGGCAAGGACTGCGGCATCCTCGGCTCGGCCGGCATGTACACCAGGGTCTCATACTACGTACCCTGGATCGAGGGCATCGTCTGGCCTGAGGAGACAGAAGAACGCATGAAAAAGGACAATCTTTGGCTTGACAAGTGGCTGAATTCTACATCTCAGTAG